From one Lysinibacillus sp. G4S2 genomic stretch:
- a CDS encoding e9imm peptide has translation MSERLNYEQLFKLVKEIQGLYFGDTPYDNQMRQFQDNVSYPDVEQLFRTDQNAEYILKRAFHHKVIKFGELHREELIHLVEQVMECAGEEWEIDIWLDMVTSSVADPNISDYIFWSDEALTAEEIVDKALLYKPIF, from the coding sequence ATGAGTGAAAGATTAAACTATGAGCAACTTTTTAAGCTAGTAAAGGAAATACAAGGCCTCTATTTTGGTGATACGCCATATGATAATCAAATGAGGCAATTTCAAGATAACGTTTCTTATCCGGATGTTGAGCAATTATTTCGCACTGACCAAAACGCAGAATATATACTCAAAAGGGCTTTTCATCATAAGGTTATCAAATTTGGAGAGCTACATAGAGAGGAGTTGATTCACCTTGTTGAACAAGTTATGGAGTGCGCAGGAGAAGAATGGGAAATTGATATCTGGTTAGACATGGTTACCAGTTCGGTTGCCGATCCCAATATTAGCGACTACATTTTTTGGAGTGACGAAGCATTAACAGCTGAAGAAATAGTAGATAAGGCATTATTATACAAGCCGATATTCTAG
- a CDS encoding Imm30 family immunity protein: MHKIAEILYKNRLLYSIEEFETFEATLAQVDLSNPALVYDLCLVFDDETECPEVMYGLIHCIEAFEWKDAIKQVMLATPRMMENAAEWADTMHCRILNHDQSRIWYKEYLHTFEASQRQPLIQLLQSISQDTPDRFKDKVDEIIGTY; encoded by the coding sequence TTGCACAAAATTGCAGAAATATTATATAAGAATAGGCTTTTATACTCCATAGAGGAATTCGAAACATTCGAGGCTACACTGGCTCAAGTTGACCTGTCTAATCCTGCGTTGGTTTATGATCTTTGTCTCGTTTTTGATGATGAAACGGAATGCCCTGAGGTTATGTATGGTTTGATTCATTGTATTGAAGCATTTGAGTGGAAGGATGCAATAAAGCAAGTCATGTTAGCTACTCCGCGAATGATGGAAAATGCGGCAGAATGGGCAGATACGATGCACTGTAGAATTCTAAATCATGATCAATCTCGTATATGGTACAAAGAGTATCTCCATACATTTGAAGCAAGTCAGAGACAACCTCTTATTCAATTACTTCAATCGATTAGCCAAGATACGCCAGACCGATTTAAAGATAAAGTAGACGAGATCATAGGAACATATTAA
- a CDS encoding MFS transporter: MRKLHINKTKYLFIIVSFLLWFPHFLYVSILSPYMESIGGGYTFIGIVLSSYGLMQLLCRLPIGIFSDLLKLKKPFIILGMIASTVSCTLFLTTDRLGWILVARLIAGLAASSWVAFTVLYSSYFTDKEVHRAMGRISFIIVVAQFLGMTFSGYLVDAWGWKAPFWIAALFSLLGTILSFFIFEPKERIERPSVKLNELASVIREASLLKVSVLSILAHSIIFSTMFGFTSHYALEIGFKPRELTFIVNAFMIPHAVATLFIGSVLVPRLGEWRSLLIAFSITAFITLMIPIVQTKWLFLVIQGFSGFTLGLIFPLLLGMSIEKISPDKRATAMGAYQALYAIGIFAGPFFTGIFNSMFGISAGFYFVGLLGLLATILVIMWGKSGKVQNL, encoded by the coding sequence TTGAGAAAGTTACATATTAATAAAACTAAGTATCTCTTCATCATCGTTTCATTTTTATTATGGTTTCCGCACTTTCTTTATGTTTCCATTTTATCACCCTATATGGAATCAATCGGGGGTGGTTATACATTTATCGGAATTGTGTTAAGCAGTTATGGACTAATGCAGCTTCTGTGCAGACTCCCGATTGGAATTTTTTCTGATTTACTAAAATTGAAAAAGCCTTTTATTATTTTAGGGATGATTGCAAGTACCGTCAGTTGTACGCTTTTTTTGACAACGGATCGTTTAGGATGGATTCTAGTGGCTCGTTTAATTGCAGGACTCGCAGCATCATCATGGGTAGCATTTACCGTATTATATTCTAGCTACTTCACAGATAAAGAAGTTCATCGGGCAATGGGGCGCATTTCATTTATTATTGTCGTAGCTCAATTTTTAGGTATGACTTTTAGTGGATATTTAGTAGATGCGTGGGGATGGAAGGCTCCATTTTGGATTGCCGCACTATTTAGTCTGCTCGGTACCATTCTTTCCTTCTTTATTTTTGAACCGAAAGAAAGAATTGAAAGGCCTTCTGTAAAGTTGAATGAATTAGCATCCGTTATACGAGAAGCGTCGTTATTAAAAGTATCTGTCTTATCAATATTAGCCCATAGTATCATCTTTTCCACCATGTTTGGATTTACATCCCATTATGCTTTAGAGATCGGATTTAAACCTAGGGAACTTACATTTATTGTGAATGCTTTTATGATCCCTCATGCAGTTGCAACACTTTTTATTGGGAGTGTTCTAGTTCCACGGTTAGGTGAATGGCGATCCTTGTTAATAGCATTTTCTATAACAGCCTTTATTACATTAATGATTCCTATTGTACAAACTAAATGGTTATTTTTGGTCATTCAAGGATTTAGCGGTTTTACGCTTGGATTAATTTTTCCACTCCTATTAGGGATGTCAATAGAAAAAATCTCACCTGATAAAAGAGCGACAGCGATGGGAGCATATCAGGCACTATATGCTATTGGAATCTTTGCCGGTCCGTTTTTTACAGGAATATTTAATTCAATGTTTGGAATTAGTGCTGGATTTTATTTTGTTGGGCTACTAGGCTTACTAGCTACTATTTTAGTTATTATGTGGGGTAAGAGTGGGAAAGTTCAAAATTTGTAA
- a CDS encoding TIM barrel protein, whose protein sequence is MSIKISGAPCCWGVDNPKNPYLPPWERVLNEAAEAGFKGIELGPYGYIPMDIERVKAELSKNELTIIAGTIFDDLVSESNLENLLHQVDDICSLITKLPSTPQEKGQKFPTPYLTIMDWGHDGRDYYAGHPDKAVRLSEENWNQMMKHIRLISERAWKKYGVRPVIHPHAGGYIEFEDEINKLIGDLPYETAGLCLDTGHLYYSKMDPVEWLRKCVDRLDYIHFKDIDLTIYNQVMGERIRFFDACSIGVMCPIGQGVIDYDSIHQLLMEINYHGYITIEQERDPRNAGTSLHDVKQSIDYLISVGY, encoded by the coding sequence ATGAGCATTAAAATTTCAGGAGCCCCATGTTGTTGGGGTGTGGATAATCCAAAAAATCCTTATCTTCCACCTTGGGAGAGGGTGTTAAATGAAGCAGCGGAAGCAGGTTTTAAAGGGATTGAGCTAGGCCCATATGGATATATACCTATGGATATTGAAAGGGTAAAAGCTGAGCTTTCTAAAAATGAATTAACGATTATTGCAGGAACGATCTTTGATGATTTAGTATCTGAATCTAATTTAGAAAATTTATTACATCAAGTAGATGACATTTGTTCATTAATAACCAAACTTCCCTCAACACCACAGGAAAAGGGTCAGAAATTTCCAACGCCATACTTAACGATTATGGATTGGGGACATGATGGACGTGATTACTACGCAGGTCATCCAGATAAAGCAGTAAGATTATCAGAGGAGAATTGGAATCAAATGATGAAACATATTCGTTTAATCTCTGAGCGAGCTTGGAAAAAATACGGGGTACGTCCAGTTATTCATCCACATGCAGGGGGATATATCGAATTTGAAGATGAAATAAATAAGCTTATTGGGGACCTTCCATATGAAACTGCGGGTCTTTGCCTAGATACGGGGCATCTATACTACTCAAAAATGGATCCGGTTGAGTGGCTTAGAAAATGTGTAGATCGTCTTGATTATATACATTTTAAAGATATTGATCTTACTATTTATAATCAAGTAATGGGAGAACGTATACGCTTCTTTGATGCATGTAGTATAGGCGTTATGTGTCCGATTGGTCAGGGCGTGATTGATTATGATTCTATTCACCAATTATTGATGGAAATTAATTATCATGGATACATTACAATTGAACAAGAACGTGATCCTAGAAACGCTGGTACAAGTTTACATGATGTTAAACAAAGTATTGATTATTTAATAAGTGTTGGTTATTAA
- the fba gene encoding class II fructose-1,6-bisphosphate aldolase: MKNMLLKAKEEKYAVAQININNFHWAEAILEAAQEEQSPIIVASSDRLVDYLGGFKTIATMINSIVETKNITIPIALHLDHGVSVDRCKEAIDAGYTSVMIDGSHHPIDKNIEMTKIVVDYASLYGVSVEAEVGTVGGNEDGLIGGIQYADPGECLRIVKETGIDALAAALGSVHGPYKGEPKLGFTEMKEISKLTNIPLVLHGGSGIPSFQIQKAIELGHAKINVNTECLQSWAKAVREVLTKDKEVYDVRTILSPGKEAVKQTVKAKITEFKSNNKA, encoded by the coding sequence ATGAAGAATATGCTTTTAAAAGCAAAAGAAGAGAAATATGCAGTTGCACAAATCAATATTAATAATTTCCATTGGGCTGAAGCAATTTTAGAAGCTGCACAAGAAGAGCAATCTCCTATTATTGTAGCTTCTTCTGATAGACTTGTAGATTATTTAGGTGGATTTAAAACAATTGCTACAATGATTAATAGTATTGTAGAAACAAAGAATATAACCATACCCATCGCTTTACACTTAGATCATGGAGTTAGTGTGGACCGTTGTAAAGAGGCGATTGATGCTGGATATACTTCCGTTATGATTGATGGATCACACCATCCAATTGATAAAAATATCGAAATGACTAAAATAGTAGTTGATTATGCAAGTCTTTATGGTGTTTCAGTTGAAGCAGAAGTTGGTACTGTAGGTGGTAATGAAGACGGACTTATTGGTGGCATTCAATATGCAGATCCAGGGGAATGTTTACGTATTGTCAAAGAAACAGGAATTGATGCATTAGCAGCAGCTCTTGGTTCTGTACATGGTCCATACAAAGGTGAGCCGAAGTTAGGGTTTACTGAGATGAAGGAGATTTCAAAGTTGACTAATATACCACTTGTTTTACATGGAGGCTCTGGTATCCCTAGTTTTCAAATACAAAAGGCTATTGAACTAGGCCATGCAAAGATAAACGTGAATACAGAGTGTTTACAGTCATGGGCAAAAGCTGTTCGTGAAGTATTGACTAAGGATAAAGAGGTTTATGATGTTCGTACTATCCTTTCTCCAGGTAAAGAAGCTGTAAAACAAACTGTAAAAGCAAAAATTACAGAATTCAAATCAAATAATAAAGCCTGA
- the iolC gene encoding 5-dehydro-2-deoxygluconokinase codes for MKIELHSEREFDIIAIGRACIDLNAVEYNRPMEETMTFKKYVGGSPANIVIGMSKLGLKAGFIGKLADDQHGRFIEQYMRGVGVDTTQLVVDREGHKTGLAFTEIKSPEECSILMYRDEVADLYLNPSEVNEAYIKQAKILLVSGTALAKSLSREAVFKAIYLAKKNNVKVIFELDYRGYTWVSPDETSAYYTLVAEQADVVIGTREEFNVMENRTDGSNEDTISHLFKHSPELIVIKHGVEGSYAYTKSGEVFKGYAYLTEVLKTFGAGDSYASAFLYALISNKDIETALKYGSASAAIVVSKHSSSEAMPTVEEIEHLIAEHSKEIVANQ; via the coding sequence ATGAAAATCGAACTTCATTCAGAAAGAGAATTTGACATCATTGCGATTGGTCGTGCATGTATCGATTTAAACGCAGTGGAATATAACCGTCCAATGGAAGAAACGATGACATTTAAAAAATATGTTGGTGGCTCGCCAGCGAATATCGTCATCGGCATGTCTAAATTAGGCTTAAAAGCAGGTTTTATCGGTAAATTAGCAGATGACCAACATGGCCGTTTTATTGAGCAATATATGAGAGGTGTTGGGGTAGATACAACTCAGCTGGTAGTGGACAGAGAAGGGCATAAGACGGGGTTAGCTTTTACTGAGATTAAAAGCCCAGAAGAATGTAGCATTTTAATGTACCGAGATGAAGTAGCAGACCTTTATTTAAATCCTTCTGAAGTAAATGAAGCGTATATTAAACAGGCAAAAATCCTTCTTGTTTCTGGTACAGCTTTGGCAAAAAGTCTTTCACGTGAAGCGGTATTTAAAGCTATTTATTTAGCGAAGAAGAATAATGTAAAAGTGATATTCGAATTAGACTATCGTGGATATACATGGGTATCACCCGATGAAACATCCGCCTATTATACTTTGGTAGCTGAGCAAGCAGATGTAGTCATAGGTACTCGTGAGGAGTTTAATGTGATGGAAAATAGGACAGATGGAAGCAATGAGGACACGATAAGTCATTTATTTAAACACTCTCCAGAGCTAATTGTTATTAAACATGGTGTTGAAGGGTCATATGCCTATACAAAATCAGGGGAAGTATTCAAAGGTTATGCTTATTTAACGGAAGTATTAAAAACATTTGGTGCAGGTGATTCATACGCTTCCGCTTTCTTATATGCTTTAATTTCGAATAAAGATATTGAAACAGCTCTAAAATACGGAAGTGCCTCTGCGGCAATTGTTGTGAGCAAGCACAGTTCTTCTGAAGCGATGCCAACTGTAGAAGAAATCGAGCATTTAATTGCTGAACATTCCAAAGAAATAGTGGCAAATCAATAA
- a CDS encoding CoA-acylating methylmalonate-semialdehyde dehydrogenase, translated as MVHVTVKVEKLKNYINGEWIESKTKQYEDVYNPATKEIIAQVPISTKEDVDYAIEVASKAFKEWKNTPVQKRARILFNFQQLLQKNTDELARIITIENGKNLTEALGEVGRGIENVEFAAGAPTLMMGDSLTTIAKDVEITNYRYPIGVVGGITPFNFPMMVPCWMFPMAIAVGNTFVLKPSERTPFLAQKLAELLEEAGLPKGVFNVVHGAHDVVNGLLDHPKVKAISFVGSQPVGEYVYKRGSENLKRVQALTGAKNHSIVLNDADLEHAATNVIASAFGSAGERCMACSVVTVEESVADTFLDKLIEEAKNIKIGNGLDEGVFLGPVIREQNHQRTLGYIQKGIEEGAKLVCDGRENALEEGYFVGPTIFDGVTTDMSIWKDEIFAPVLSIVRVKNLKEAVETANESEFANGACIYTSNASSIRYFRENIDAGMLGVNLGVPAPMAFFPFSGWKSSFYGTLPANGKDGVEFYTRKKVVTANYKAPSFE; from the coding sequence ATGGTTCACGTAACAGTAAAGGTTGAGAAACTCAAAAACTATATAAATGGTGAGTGGATAGAAAGCAAAACTAAACAATATGAAGATGTATATAACCCTGCTACTAAAGAAATAATTGCTCAAGTTCCAATTTCTACAAAAGAAGATGTTGATTATGCGATAGAAGTAGCAAGTAAGGCATTTAAAGAGTGGAAAAATACCCCTGTACAAAAACGTGCCAGAATCTTATTTAACTTCCAACAGTTATTACAAAAAAATACAGATGAATTAGCCCGAATTATTACCATTGAAAACGGTAAAAACCTTACAGAAGCATTAGGTGAAGTTGGACGAGGAATTGAAAATGTTGAGTTTGCGGCAGGAGCTCCTACTCTCATGATGGGTGATTCATTGACAACAATCGCAAAAGATGTAGAAATAACAAACTATCGGTATCCAATTGGGGTTGTTGGAGGAATCACACCATTCAACTTCCCGATGATGGTACCTTGCTGGATGTTCCCAATGGCGATTGCAGTAGGGAATACATTTGTACTAAAGCCATCAGAAAGAACGCCATTTTTAGCGCAAAAATTAGCAGAACTATTAGAAGAAGCTGGCTTACCTAAAGGTGTGTTCAATGTAGTCCATGGAGCACACGATGTAGTAAACGGACTTCTCGATCATCCAAAAGTTAAAGCCATTTCATTTGTTGGTTCACAACCAGTTGGTGAATATGTTTACAAACGCGGAAGTGAGAACCTTAAACGTGTCCAAGCCTTAACAGGTGCAAAAAATCACTCCATCGTATTAAATGATGCTGATTTAGAACATGCTGCAACAAATGTTATTGCTTCTGCATTTGGTTCTGCTGGTGAACGCTGCATGGCTTGCTCTGTTGTAACTGTAGAAGAAAGTGTTGCAGATACATTCCTCGATAAATTAATCGAAGAAGCAAAAAATATAAAAATTGGAAATGGTCTAGATGAAGGCGTGTTCCTAGGTCCTGTCATCAGAGAACAAAACCATCAGCGTACATTGGGGTACATCCAAAAAGGCATTGAAGAAGGTGCAAAATTAGTTTGTGATGGCCGCGAAAATGCACTAGAAGAAGGATATTTTGTTGGCCCGACTATTTTTGACGGTGTCACAACAGATATGAGTATTTGGAAAGATGAAATCTTCGCTCCTGTTTTATCAATCGTTCGAGTTAAAAACTTAAAAGAAGCAGTTGAAACAGCAAATGAATCAGAGTTTGCAAATGGTGCATGTATTTATACATCAAATGCTTCATCGATTCGGTACTTCCGTGAAAATATCGATGCAGGTATGTTAGGTGTTAACTTAGGTGTTCCAGCACCAATGGCATTCTTCCCATTCTCTGGTTGGAAATCATCGTTCTACGGAACATTACCTGCCAACGGTAAAGATGGTGTTGAGTTCTATACTCGAAAGAAAGTAGTGACTGCTAACTACAAAGCTCCATCATTTGAATAA
- the iolB gene encoding 5-deoxy-glucuronate isomerase, with translation MSKLLLKPNFVETSSGVKIVHDVNSQNSPLKYVAMKVVDLAPQASYREDLGKVECCIVALTGKINVTDYIEVFENIGTRESVFEKKSTDSVYISNDRSFAIEAVSEARVILCYSPSEKQLPTKLIKAEDNSIEDRGKFNNKRLVHNILPDSDPSANSLLVVEVFTESGNWSSYPPHKHDQDNLPHESFLEETYYHEMNPRQGFVFQRVYTEDRSIDETMAVENGDVVIVPAGYHPVSVPDGYESYYLNIMAGPKRIWKFHNESAHEWILDRK, from the coding sequence GTGAGTAAATTACTTCTAAAACCAAATTTTGTAGAAACGTCATCAGGAGTTAAGATTGTCCATGATGTAAATAGCCAAAATTCGCCATTGAAATATGTAGCAATGAAGGTGGTGGATTTAGCTCCTCAAGCTAGCTATAGAGAAGACTTAGGAAAAGTAGAATGTTGTATTGTTGCCTTAACTGGGAAAATAAATGTAACAGACTATATAGAAGTATTTGAAAATATCGGCACTAGAGAAAGCGTTTTCGAAAAGAAATCAACTGACAGTGTCTATATTTCAAATGATCGTTCGTTTGCAATTGAAGCGGTATCAGAAGCACGCGTTATTCTTTGCTATTCGCCATCTGAGAAGCAACTACCTACGAAGCTGATAAAAGCGGAAGATAACAGCATTGAAGATAGAGGAAAGTTTAATAATAAACGGTTAGTACATAATATTTTACCGGATTCGGATCCTTCTGCTAATAGCTTACTAGTAGTAGAGGTGTTTACCGAAAGCGGAAACTGGTCTAGCTATCCTCCTCATAAACATGATCAAGACAATTTACCACATGAATCGTTTTTGGAAGAAACTTACTACCATGAAATGAATCCAAGACAAGGCTTTGTTTTCCAAAGAGTGTATACAGAGGATCGTTCAATCGATGAAACGATGGCAGTAGAAAATGGAGATGTTGTAATAGTCCCAGCAGGGTATCATCCTGTATCGGTTCCAGATGGATATGAATCTTATTATTTAAACATAATGGCAGGGCCGAAAAGAATTTGGAAATTTCACAACGAATCTGCTCATGAGTGGATCCTTGATCGAAAATAA
- a CDS encoding sugar porter family MFS transporter codes for MKTNNHKSYLQIIMISATFGGLLFGYDTGVINGALPFMSKADQLNLTPVTQGLVTSILLIGAALGALFGGKLADHFGRRKMILNLAFLFFVASLGTSFAPNVPVMVLARFFLGLAVGGASSMVPAFLAEMAPTEKRARMVTQNELMIVGGQFLAYVFNAILGVTMGDVGHVWRYMLLICTIPAVMLFLGMLIVPESPRWLISKGRKEEALQVLRQIRDEKSANIEFKEIEAVIKKETDIEKVLLKDFSTPWLRRILFIGIGVAIVNQITGVNSIMYYGTQILEKSGFGTQAALIANIANGLISVIAVCFGIWLIGKVNRRPMLILGLSGTTTALFLIAIFSIILEGSSLLPYVVLSLTVMFLAFMQGFVGPVTWLVIAEIFPQRLRGLGTGISVFFLWIVNAVIGFSFPILLSSIGLAATFFAFVAIGLLGIWFVYKCMPETNGRSLEELEQEFRSIYEKENNINLATIKEAQ; via the coding sequence ATTAAGACAAATAATCACAAAAGCTATTTGCAAATTATTATGATTTCTGCAACATTCGGGGGACTTCTTTTTGGTTACGACACAGGTGTAATTAACGGTGCCCTACCTTTTATGTCAAAAGCTGATCAACTGAATTTAACACCAGTTACACAAGGTCTTGTTACGAGCATTCTCCTAATAGGGGCAGCATTAGGTGCTTTGTTTGGAGGTAAATTAGCTGATCATTTTGGTCGACGCAAAATGATTCTTAATCTAGCATTCTTGTTCTTTGTTGCATCTCTGGGAACTAGTTTTGCACCAAACGTACCTGTTATGGTTTTAGCTCGCTTTTTCTTAGGTCTTGCAGTTGGTGGTGCATCTTCAATGGTACCAGCCTTCTTAGCTGAAATGGCGCCTACTGAGAAAAGAGCACGGATGGTTACACAAAACGAACTAATGATTGTAGGTGGACAATTTTTAGCATATGTTTTCAATGCAATTCTCGGAGTTACAATGGGTGATGTTGGGCATGTTTGGAGATATATGTTATTGATATGTACGATTCCGGCAGTAATGCTATTTTTAGGGATGCTTATTGTTCCAGAGAGTCCACGTTGGCTTATTTCAAAAGGGAGAAAAGAAGAAGCCTTGCAAGTTCTTCGACAAATACGTGATGAAAAAAGTGCAAATATTGAATTTAAGGAAATTGAAGCAGTAATAAAAAAAGAAACGGATATTGAAAAGGTTTTATTAAAAGACTTTTCTACACCATGGCTACGTCGTATTTTATTTATTGGAATTGGAGTTGCCATTGTTAATCAAATTACAGGTGTTAATTCGATTATGTATTACGGCACTCAAATTCTCGAAAAATCTGGCTTTGGTACACAGGCTGCATTAATCGCTAATATTGCTAATGGTCTTATTTCAGTAATAGCGGTATGTTTCGGTATTTGGCTTATTGGTAAAGTTAACCGTCGTCCAATGTTGATTCTTGGTTTATCTGGAACTACAACAGCACTGTTTCTAATTGCGATCTTCTCAATCATTCTTGAAGGATCTTCTTTACTGCCATATGTAGTTCTTTCCTTAACTGTTATGTTCCTTGCCTTTATGCAAGGGTTTGTTGGACCGGTAACATGGCTAGTAATAGCTGAAATATTCCCACAAAGATTAAGAGGTCTTGGTACGGGGATCAGTGTATTTTTCCTATGGATCGTAAACGCTGTTATTGGTTTTTCCTTCCCAATTTTACTAAGTTCAATAGGTTTGGCTGCAACATTCTTTGCTTTCGTGGCAATTGGATTATTAGGAATCTGGTTTGTTTATAAATGTATGCCAGAAACTAATGGCCGTTCCCTTGAGGAGCTAGAACAAGAATTCCGTTCAATATATGAAAAAGAAAACAATATTAATCTAGCTACAATAAAAGAGGCTCAATAA
- the iolD gene encoding 3D-(3,5/4)-trihydroxycyclohexane-1,2-dione acylhydrolase (decyclizing), giving the protein MKKIRLTTAQALIKFLNQQYIHIDGKEFPFVEGVFNVFGHGNVLGIGQALEQEAGHLHVIQGKNEQGMAHAAIAYSKQMLRQKIYAVTTSVGPGSANLVAAAGTALANNIPVLLIPGDTFASRQPDPVLQQVEQEYSLAITTNDALKPVSRYWDRITRPEQLMSSLIRAFEVMTDPGNSGPATICIAQDVEGEAFDYDEKFFEKRVHYLDRKSPVERELNGAAELIKASKKPVILVGGGAKYSGARDILIALSEKHNIPLVETQAGKATIESTFKNNLGGMGITGTLAANKAARQSDLIIGIGTRYTDFATSSKTAFSFETTKFLNINVSRFQTYKLDAFQVVADAKTTLEQLAPLIEGYQSEFGQIIEDLKEEWNAERDRLSKVAFSRENFAPEVKNHFSQEVFNEYADALNTELAQTTALIAVNDTIAPDSTIITSAGSLPGDAQRIWNPTVPNTYNVEYGYSCMGYEVSGALGIKLAEPTKEVYSLVGDGSFLMLHSELITAIQYGKKINIILFDNSGFGCINNLQMDHGGGSYFCEFRTYENKILNIDYAKVAEGYGAKTYRVNTVEQLKDALKDAKKQEVSTLIDIKVLPKTMTDGYDSWWNVGVAEVSNRESIQEAHIARLQKLETAKQY; this is encoded by the coding sequence ATGAAGAAAATTAGATTAACTACCGCACAAGCTTTAATCAAATTTTTAAATCAACAATATATCCATATCGATGGCAAGGAATTCCCATTCGTTGAAGGTGTTTTCAATGTGTTCGGTCACGGGAATGTATTAGGGATTGGTCAAGCACTGGAACAAGAAGCAGGTCATTTACATGTTATTCAAGGAAAAAATGAACAAGGGATGGCACACGCTGCCATCGCTTATAGTAAACAAATGTTACGTCAAAAAATTTATGCAGTAACAACTTCTGTTGGACCTGGTTCCGCAAACTTAGTAGCTGCAGCGGGTACAGCTTTAGCTAACAATATCCCTGTGTTGCTTATTCCGGGTGATACATTTGCATCAAGACAGCCGGATCCTGTTTTACAACAAGTTGAACAAGAATATAGCTTAGCAATTACTACGAATGATGCTTTAAAACCTGTTTCAAGATATTGGGATCGTATAACTCGCCCTGAACAGTTAATGTCAAGTTTAATACGTGCTTTTGAGGTAATGACAGATCCAGGGAATTCTGGCCCTGCAACCATTTGTATTGCACAAGATGTTGAAGGTGAAGCATTTGACTACGATGAAAAGTTCTTTGAAAAACGTGTGCATTACTTAGACCGTAAATCACCAGTGGAACGTGAACTAAATGGAGCGGCAGAATTAATCAAAGCAAGTAAAAAACCAGTAATTCTTGTTGGCGGTGGAGCGAAATATTCAGGTGCCCGTGACATTTTAATTGCCTTATCCGAGAAACATAATATCCCATTAGTAGAAACGCAGGCTGGTAAGGCTACAATTGAGTCCACTTTTAAAAATAACCTGGGTGGAATGGGGATTACAGGTACTCTTGCGGCTAATAAGGCTGCGCGCCAGTCGGATTTAATAATTGGTATTGGTACTAGATACACTGATTTTGCAACTTCATCTAAAACAGCATTCAGCTTTGAAACAACAAAGTTTTTAAATATTAACGTTAGCCGTTTTCAAACATACAAGTTAGATGCCTTCCAGGTAGTAGCAGATGCTAAAACAACATTAGAGCAATTGGCACCACTTATAGAAGGATATCAGAGTGAGTTCGGACAAATCATTGAGGATTTAAAAGAAGAGTGGAATGCTGAGCGGGACCGTCTAAGTAAAGTGGCCTTTTCTCGTGAAAACTTCGCTCCAGAAGTTAAAAACCATTTCTCACAAGAGGTATTCAATGAATATGCTGATGCTCTTAACACAGAATTGGCACAAACAACAGCATTAATTGCTGTCAATGATACGATTGCACCAGATAGTACGATTATTACTTCTGCTGGATCACTTCCAGGCGATGCACAGCGTATTTGGAATCCAACAGTGCCGAATACGTATAACGTAGAATATGGTTATTCATGTATGGGTTACGAAGTATCAGGAGCATTAGGCATTAAATTGGCCGAACCAACTAAAGAAGTTTATTCACTTGTTGGTGACGGAAGTTTTTTAATGTTGCACTCAGAGTTAATTACAGCCATTCAATACGGCAAAAAAATTAATATTATTCTATTTGATAACTCAGGATTCGGCTGTATCAATAATTTACAAATGGATCATGGTGGCGGTAGCTATTTTTGTGAATTTAGAACATATGAAAACAAAATCTTAAATATTGATTATGCGAAGGTAGCAGAAGGATATGGTGCAAAAACATATCGAGTTAATACAGTTGAGCAATTAAAAGACGCCTTGAAAGATGCGAAAAAACAAGAAGTTTCAACTTTAATAGATATTAAAGTGCTTCCAAAAACAATGACTGATGGTTATGACAGCTGGTGGAATGTAGGAGTGGCGGAAGTATCTAACAGGGAAAGTATCCAGGAGGCACATATAGCTAGACTGCAAAAATTAGAAACAGCAAAACAATACTAG